The following proteins come from a genomic window of Solea solea chromosome 3, fSolSol10.1, whole genome shotgun sequence:
- the ptprz1b gene encoding receptor-type tyrosine-protein phosphatase zeta isoform X3: protein METALHRTDVLVSQLLLFCQIVLAAEPLVRGLKKLPEDVDWSYTGTLNQHNWAQKYPACNSGRQSPVDIDETFTQVRLQYQNLQLEGWDRLTAESSTIHNNGKTVAIEVEGEFFVSGGGLSSRFRVSRITFHWGRCNATSDGSEHSLNGMKYPLEMQIYCYDADEFQNLDDAVKEGGRVSVLVVLFEVSLDDNEKFNPVIDAINTVSRFGKSGSLEAFTLRSLLPNNTDKYYIYNGSLTAPPCSEIVEWIVFKQTVAISETQLEMFCEVMTMEQAGYVMLTDYLQNNFREQHQQQFIGQVFASYTGVEEVLTPTCSSEPENVQADAQNDTTIVVTWERPRVVYDTTIDWYTVTYQRLQGRDQSKQEYRTDGDQDVGAIISSLLANSSYVVQVVAICTNGLRGRWSDQIIVDMPLEEPESESDPDSLTKDLQVNREVSTNAKWGKRDSQNQVDLSPEDHSPVEEIPVEQTRVYQHQPTHQQNQPRDQTQANQNVPAQVSPSSIPKTPSDSAVLQKTQLNQSGKKKLRQNKSNPDDMDQNWIEEDSIPTDRPFTKSGFDRNGAIWVTEATEQPGFLFPVARTPTLPTIHRQITEEASLSLFPQQSTDLGPQDHAGEDGLDFSQSDLYTPPVEEIQVTDIFYEYTVHKFPLESSASAATDSSAVVVPGNNVDQVSPPVPEDGNVPANKPETVTSVSSSPSSAWITTRTATASNILADSVYKSLTTSPLLRVLMHTTQPMFNEGSNSSHESRVGMVGGVEREKRTVVPLAVVSTLTILCLLVLVGILIYWRNCFQAANFYPDDNASPKVISAPSTPLLLATDGHEPLTVKQFVKHIMELHTTNTFFKEFEIVKESYEEVQACTVDMGITADSSNHPDNKSKNRYINILAYDHSRVKLSNSLDRDGKCGDYINANFVDGYERTRAYIAAQGPLRASTEDFWRMIWQQNVGIIVMITNLKEKGRTKCDQYWPEENQEEYGPFQVTLKSSKTLAYYTLRTFTLRDTTNKVSQKRVERTVLHYHYTQWPDMGVPEYTLPVLSFIRASSRAHTHEMGPVLVHCSAGVGRTGTYIVIDSMLQQIQDQGTVNVLGFLKHVRTQRNFLVQTEEQYVFIHDALMEAILSRDTSVTLDLLHTYVSDLLTPGVSGRTRMDKQFKLISQRQAKHADYSTALKEGNAERNRARALMPVERSRVSLTTSESNSTGYINASYVMGHHHSKEFIVSQTPLSSTVADFWRMIWEHNTHTVVRLQDAQSQSEEGECCDYWPSKDQPISFEGFTVSYSGEEYLCLSNDERLLVQDFILVSPLNNSTLEVRQYTAPCWPNPDSPIRNGFDLVNTVRQHSRPTDRPTVVHDPLGGATSGLFCALTTLSNQLEEEGAVDVYQVARMTNLMRPGVFNDIEQYQFLYHAVLSLVSSQEDQKALQSPETNGSVPLGHSNIAESLESLM from the exons GCACCCTGAACCAGCACAACTGGGCTCAGAAGTACCCGGCCTGTAACAGTGGCAGACAGTCTCCTGTGGACATTGATGAGACCTTCACCCAGGTTAGGCTGCAGTACCAAAACCTGCAACTAGAGGGCTGGGACAGACTGACAGCGGAGTCCAGCACCATCCACAATAATGGGAAGACTG ttgcCATTGAAGTGGAAGGGGAGTTCTTTGTGAGTGGAGGAGGGCTAAGCTCCAGGTTTCGTGTCAGTAGAATCACATTCCACTGGGGCCGCTGCAATGCAACATCAGATGGGTCTGAGCACAGTCTGAATGGCATGAAATACCCTCTGGAG ATGCAGATCTACTGTTACGATGCAGATGAGTTTCAGAACCTGGATGATGCTGttaaggaaggagggagggtcTCGGTCTTGGTTGTGCTCTTTGAG GTCAGCCTGGATGACAATGAAAAATTTAATCCTGTTATTGATGCCATCAATACTGTCAGCAGGTTTG GTAAGAGTGGCTCATTGGAAGCTTTCACCTTGCGATCCTTGCTGCctaacaacacagataaatattACATCTACAATGGTTCTCTGACTGCTCCTCCCTGCTCTGAAATAGTGGAGTGGATTGTATTTAAACAAACTGTGGCCATTTCGGAAACACAG CTGGAGATGTTTTGTGAGGTGATGACCATGGAGCAGGCTGGATATGTGATGCTGACAGATTATCTTCAAAACAACTTCAGGgaacagcaccagcagcagttCATTGGTCAGGTGTTTGCCTCATACACTGGAGTGGAAGAAGTGCTTACACCCA CCTGCAGCTCTGAGCCTGAGAACGTTCAGGCTGACGCACAGAATGACACCACCATCGTGGTGACATGGGAGCGTCCCCGTGTAGTTTATGACACAACCATTGACTGGTATACTGTAACTTACCAGAGGCTGCAGGGCCGAGACCAGAGCAAGCAGGAGTACAGGACGGACGGGGACCAGGATGTG GGAGCCATCATTTCCAGCCTGCTGGCCAACAGCAGCTATGTGGTTCAGGTGGTGGCGATTTGCACCAATGGTCTCAGAGGACGATGGAGTGACCAGATCATAGTGGACATGCCTTTAGAAGAACCAG aaAGTGAATCAGATCCTGACAGCCTCACTAAAGATTTGCAAGTCAACAGGGAG GTCTCGACTAACGCTAAGTGGGGGAAGCGTGACAGTCAAAATCAGGTGGATTTATCTCCAGAGGACCACAGTCCTGTGGAGGAGATCCCAGTGGAGCAGACCAGAGTTTACCAGCACCAACCCACACACCAACAGAACCAGCCAAGAGATCAAACCCAAGCAAACCAGAATGTCCCAGCGCAGGTCAGTCCCAGTTCAATCCCAAAGACCCCCTCTGATTCTGCAGTCCTACAGAAAACCCAACTCAACCAGAGTGGGAAAAAGAAACTGAGACAAAATAAGTCTAACCCGGATGATATGGATCAGAACTGGATCGAGGAAGACAGTATCCCAACAGACCGGCCCTTTACAAAATCAGGTTTTGACAGAAATGGTGCTATCTGGGTAACTGAAGCCACTGAACAGCCAGGCTTCCTGTTTCCAGTCGCTCGAACCCCTACACTGCCGACGATCCACCGACAAATCACAGAGGAGgcatcactgtcactgtttcCACAGCAG TCAACTGATCTAGGTCCACAAGACCATGCTGGAGAAGATGGCCTTGATTTTTCCCAGTCAGACCTCTACACGCCTCCTGTGGAGGAAATCCAAGTCACAGACATCTTCTATGAATATACAGTCCACAAATTTCCCTTGGAAAGCTCCGCATCTGCTGCAACGGACTCCTCCGCTGTTGTAGTGCCAG GTAATAACGTGGACCAAGTCTCGCCACCAGTCCCTGAAGACGGCAATGTCCCTGCGAACAAACCAGAAACCGTCACCtcagtctcctcctctccttcctccgcTTGGATCACAACAAGGACAGCGACTGCCAGCAACATCCTTGCCGATTCAGTCTACAAATCACTCACCACCTCGCCTCTTCTCAGAGTGCTGATGCATACGACCCAGCCTATGTTTAACG AGGGCAGCAACAGTAGCCATGAGTCTCGGGTCGGGATGGTCGGAGGCgtggagagggagaagaggacaGTCGTTCCCCTTGCTGTCGTCTCCACACTCACTATCCTCTGTCTGTTGGTGCTGGTGGGCATACTCATCTACTGgag GAACTGTTTCCAGGCTGCAAATTTCTACCCAGATGACAATGCATCACCTAAAGTCATATCTGCTCCGTCTACACCATTGTTGCTGGCTACAG ATGGTCATGAGCCATTGACAGTGAAGCAGTTTGTGAAGCACATCATGGAGTTGCACACGACCAACACCTTCTTCAAGGAGTTCGAG ATTGTCAAAGAATCCTATGAG gagGTACAAGCCTGCACAGTGGACATGGGCATCACCGCTGACAGCTCCAATCACCCcgacaacaaaagcaaaaacagataCATCAACATACTGGCCT ACGACCACAGCAGAGTGAAGCTCTCCAACAGCTTAGACAGAGACGGGAAATGCGGGGACTACATCAACGCTAACTTTGTTGAT GGTTATGAGCGAACGAGAGCGTACATCGCAGCTCAAGGCCCTCTCAGAGCGAGCACGGAAGACTTCTGGAGGATGATCTGGCAGCAGAATGTTGGCATCATCGTCATGATCACCAACCTCAAAGAGAAAGGACGG ACCAAATGTGACCAGTACTGGCCTGAGGAGAACCAGGAGGAATATGGTCCATTCCAGGTGACACTGAAAAGCAGCAAGACCCTGGCATACTACACACTGCGTACGTTCACTCTCAGAGATACCACAAATAAG GTGTCTCAGAAGAGAGTTGAACGCACAGTCCTGCATTACCACTACACCCAGTGGCCAGACATGGGCGTCCCAGAATACACTCTACCTGTCCTGTCTTTCATCAGAGCATCGTCCCGCGCCCACACACATGAGATGGGACCCGTCCTGGTACACTGCAG TGCTGGTGTAGGAAGGACAGGAACCTACATTGTGATAGACAGCATGCTGCAGCAGATCCAGGATCAGGGGACGGTCAATGTTCTTGGTTTTCTGAAACACGTGAGGACTCAGAGGAACTTCCTGGTTCAGACAGAG GAGCAATATGTTTTCATCCATGATGCTCTGATGGAGGCCATCTTAAGCCGAGACACCTCGGTGACCTTAGACCTCCTCCACACCTACGTGTCTGACCTCCTGACTCCCGGGGTGTCAGGCAGGACACGCATGGACAAACAGTTCAAA ttgatCAGTCAGCGTCAGGCGAAGCATGCAGACTACAGCACTGCTCTGAAAGAGGGAAACGCTGAGAGGAACAGAGCCAGAGCTCTGATGCCTG tGGAGAGATCACGAGTCAGTCTGACCACTTCAGAGTCCAACTCCACTGGCTACATCAACGCCTCCTATGTCATG GGACATCACCACAGTAAAGAGTTCATAGTGAGCCAAACTCCTCTGAGCAGCACAGTGGCCGATTTCTGGAGAATGATCTGggagcacaacacacacactgttgttcgCCTGCAGGATGCACAGAGTCAG AGTGAAGAGGGGGAGTGTTGTGACTACTGGCCCAGTAAAGACCAACCAATAAGCTTTGAGGGTTTCACTGTGTCATACTCTGGGGAGGAGTATTTGTGCCTGTCCAACGACGAGAGACTTTTGGTGCAGGACTTCATATTGGTGTCTCCACtg AACAATTCCACATTGGAGGTGCGTCAgtacactgccccctgctggccaaacCCAGACAGTCCAATCAGGAACGGCTTTGATCTGGTCAACACAGTCAGACAGCACAGCAGGCCCACAGACAGGCCAACAGTGGTACATGATCC gttggGTGGAGCTACATCAGGGCTGTTCTGTGCCCTCACCACACTGTCCAATCAGTTAGAGGAGGAGGGAGCTGTGGATGTTTACCAGGTGGCACGGATGACCAACCTCATGAGGCCAGGGGTATTTAATGATATA GAGCAGTACCAGTTTCTGTACCATGCTGTGCTGAGTCTGGTGAGCAGCCAAGAGGACCAGAAAGCTCTGCAGAGTCCAGAGACCAACGGATCTGTACCACTGGGCCATAGCAACATCGCAGAGAGCCTGGAGTCGCtcatgtag
- the ptprz1b gene encoding receptor-type tyrosine-protein phosphatase zeta isoform X4, which produces METALHRTDVLVSQLLLFCQIVLAAEPLVRGLKKLPEDVDWSYTGTLNQHNWAQKYPACNSGRQSPVDIDETFTQVRLQYQNLQLEGWDRLTAESSTIHNNGKTVAIEVEGEFFVSGGGLSSRFRVSRITFHWGRCNATSDGSEHSLNGMKYPLEMQIYCYDADEFQNLDDAVKEGGRVSVLVVLFEVSLDDNEKFNPVIDAINTVSRFGKSGSLEAFTLRSLLPNNTDKYYIYNGSLTAPPCSEIVEWIVFKQTVAISETQLEMFCEVMTMEQAGYVMLTDYLQNNFREQHQQQFIGQVFASYTGVEEVLTPTCSSEPENVQADAQNDTTIVVTWERPRVVYDTTIDWYTVTYQRLQGRDQSKQEYRTDGDQDVGAIISSLLANSSYVVQVVAICTNGLRGRWSDQIIVDMPLEEPESESDPDSLTKDLQVNREVSTNAKWGKRDSQNQVDLSPEDHSPVEEIPVEQTRVYQHQPTHQQNQPRDQTQANQNVPAQVSPSSIPKTPSDSAVLQKTQLNQSGKKKLRQNKSNPDDMDQNWIEEDSIPTDRPFTKSGFDRNGAIWVTEATEQPGFLFPVARTPTLPTIHRQITEEASLSLFPQQSTDLGPQDHAGEDGLDFSQSDLYTPPVEEIQVTDIFYEYTVHKFPLESSASAATDSSAVVVPGNNVDQVSPPVPEDGNVPANKPETVTSVSSSPSSAWITTRTATASNILADSVYKSLTTSPLLRVLMHTTQPMFNEGSNSSHESRVGMVGGVEREKRTVVPLAVVSTLTILCLLVLVGILIYWRNCFQAANFYPDDNASPKVISAPSTPLLLATDGHEPLTVKQFVKHIMELHTTNTFFKEFEEVQACTVDMGITADSSNHPDNKSKNRYINILAYDHSRVKLSNSLDRDGKCGDYINANFVDGYERTRAYIAAQGPLRASTEDFWRMIWQQNVGIIVMITNLKEKGRTKCDQYWPEENQEEYGPFQVTLKSSKTLAYYTLRTFTLRDTTNKVSQKRVERTVLHYHYTQWPDMGVPEYTLPVLSFIRASSRAHTHEMGPVLVHCSAGVGRTGTYIVIDSMLQQIQDQGTVNVLGFLKHVRTQRNFLVQTEEQYVFIHDALMEAILSRDTSVTLDLLHTYVSDLLTPGVSGRTRMDKQFKLISQRQAKHADYSTALKEGNAERNRARALMPVERSRVSLTTSESNSTGYINASYVMGHHHSKEFIVSQTPLSSTVADFWRMIWEHNTHTVVRLQDAQSQSEEGECCDYWPSKDQPISFEGFTVSYSGEEYLCLSNDERLLVQDFILVSPLNNSTLEVRQYTAPCWPNPDSPIRNGFDLVNTVRQHSRPTDRPTVVHDPLGGATSGLFCALTTLSNQLEEEGAVDVYQVARMTNLMRPGVFNDIEQYQFLYHAVLSLVSSQEDQKALQSPETNGSVPLGHSNIAESLESLM; this is translated from the exons GCACCCTGAACCAGCACAACTGGGCTCAGAAGTACCCGGCCTGTAACAGTGGCAGACAGTCTCCTGTGGACATTGATGAGACCTTCACCCAGGTTAGGCTGCAGTACCAAAACCTGCAACTAGAGGGCTGGGACAGACTGACAGCGGAGTCCAGCACCATCCACAATAATGGGAAGACTG ttgcCATTGAAGTGGAAGGGGAGTTCTTTGTGAGTGGAGGAGGGCTAAGCTCCAGGTTTCGTGTCAGTAGAATCACATTCCACTGGGGCCGCTGCAATGCAACATCAGATGGGTCTGAGCACAGTCTGAATGGCATGAAATACCCTCTGGAG ATGCAGATCTACTGTTACGATGCAGATGAGTTTCAGAACCTGGATGATGCTGttaaggaaggagggagggtcTCGGTCTTGGTTGTGCTCTTTGAG GTCAGCCTGGATGACAATGAAAAATTTAATCCTGTTATTGATGCCATCAATACTGTCAGCAGGTTTG GTAAGAGTGGCTCATTGGAAGCTTTCACCTTGCGATCCTTGCTGCctaacaacacagataaatattACATCTACAATGGTTCTCTGACTGCTCCTCCCTGCTCTGAAATAGTGGAGTGGATTGTATTTAAACAAACTGTGGCCATTTCGGAAACACAG CTGGAGATGTTTTGTGAGGTGATGACCATGGAGCAGGCTGGATATGTGATGCTGACAGATTATCTTCAAAACAACTTCAGGgaacagcaccagcagcagttCATTGGTCAGGTGTTTGCCTCATACACTGGAGTGGAAGAAGTGCTTACACCCA CCTGCAGCTCTGAGCCTGAGAACGTTCAGGCTGACGCACAGAATGACACCACCATCGTGGTGACATGGGAGCGTCCCCGTGTAGTTTATGACACAACCATTGACTGGTATACTGTAACTTACCAGAGGCTGCAGGGCCGAGACCAGAGCAAGCAGGAGTACAGGACGGACGGGGACCAGGATGTG GGAGCCATCATTTCCAGCCTGCTGGCCAACAGCAGCTATGTGGTTCAGGTGGTGGCGATTTGCACCAATGGTCTCAGAGGACGATGGAGTGACCAGATCATAGTGGACATGCCTTTAGAAGAACCAG aaAGTGAATCAGATCCTGACAGCCTCACTAAAGATTTGCAAGTCAACAGGGAG GTCTCGACTAACGCTAAGTGGGGGAAGCGTGACAGTCAAAATCAGGTGGATTTATCTCCAGAGGACCACAGTCCTGTGGAGGAGATCCCAGTGGAGCAGACCAGAGTTTACCAGCACCAACCCACACACCAACAGAACCAGCCAAGAGATCAAACCCAAGCAAACCAGAATGTCCCAGCGCAGGTCAGTCCCAGTTCAATCCCAAAGACCCCCTCTGATTCTGCAGTCCTACAGAAAACCCAACTCAACCAGAGTGGGAAAAAGAAACTGAGACAAAATAAGTCTAACCCGGATGATATGGATCAGAACTGGATCGAGGAAGACAGTATCCCAACAGACCGGCCCTTTACAAAATCAGGTTTTGACAGAAATGGTGCTATCTGGGTAACTGAAGCCACTGAACAGCCAGGCTTCCTGTTTCCAGTCGCTCGAACCCCTACACTGCCGACGATCCACCGACAAATCACAGAGGAGgcatcactgtcactgtttcCACAGCAG TCAACTGATCTAGGTCCACAAGACCATGCTGGAGAAGATGGCCTTGATTTTTCCCAGTCAGACCTCTACACGCCTCCTGTGGAGGAAATCCAAGTCACAGACATCTTCTATGAATATACAGTCCACAAATTTCCCTTGGAAAGCTCCGCATCTGCTGCAACGGACTCCTCCGCTGTTGTAGTGCCAG GTAATAACGTGGACCAAGTCTCGCCACCAGTCCCTGAAGACGGCAATGTCCCTGCGAACAAACCAGAAACCGTCACCtcagtctcctcctctccttcctccgcTTGGATCACAACAAGGACAGCGACTGCCAGCAACATCCTTGCCGATTCAGTCTACAAATCACTCACCACCTCGCCTCTTCTCAGAGTGCTGATGCATACGACCCAGCCTATGTTTAACG AGGGCAGCAACAGTAGCCATGAGTCTCGGGTCGGGATGGTCGGAGGCgtggagagggagaagaggacaGTCGTTCCCCTTGCTGTCGTCTCCACACTCACTATCCTCTGTCTGTTGGTGCTGGTGGGCATACTCATCTACTGgag GAACTGTTTCCAGGCTGCAAATTTCTACCCAGATGACAATGCATCACCTAAAGTCATATCTGCTCCGTCTACACCATTGTTGCTGGCTACAG ATGGTCATGAGCCATTGACAGTGAAGCAGTTTGTGAAGCACATCATGGAGTTGCACACGACCAACACCTTCTTCAAGGAGTTCGAG gagGTACAAGCCTGCACAGTGGACATGGGCATCACCGCTGACAGCTCCAATCACCCcgacaacaaaagcaaaaacagataCATCAACATACTGGCCT ACGACCACAGCAGAGTGAAGCTCTCCAACAGCTTAGACAGAGACGGGAAATGCGGGGACTACATCAACGCTAACTTTGTTGAT GGTTATGAGCGAACGAGAGCGTACATCGCAGCTCAAGGCCCTCTCAGAGCGAGCACGGAAGACTTCTGGAGGATGATCTGGCAGCAGAATGTTGGCATCATCGTCATGATCACCAACCTCAAAGAGAAAGGACGG ACCAAATGTGACCAGTACTGGCCTGAGGAGAACCAGGAGGAATATGGTCCATTCCAGGTGACACTGAAAAGCAGCAAGACCCTGGCATACTACACACTGCGTACGTTCACTCTCAGAGATACCACAAATAAG GTGTCTCAGAAGAGAGTTGAACGCACAGTCCTGCATTACCACTACACCCAGTGGCCAGACATGGGCGTCCCAGAATACACTCTACCTGTCCTGTCTTTCATCAGAGCATCGTCCCGCGCCCACACACATGAGATGGGACCCGTCCTGGTACACTGCAG TGCTGGTGTAGGAAGGACAGGAACCTACATTGTGATAGACAGCATGCTGCAGCAGATCCAGGATCAGGGGACGGTCAATGTTCTTGGTTTTCTGAAACACGTGAGGACTCAGAGGAACTTCCTGGTTCAGACAGAG GAGCAATATGTTTTCATCCATGATGCTCTGATGGAGGCCATCTTAAGCCGAGACACCTCGGTGACCTTAGACCTCCTCCACACCTACGTGTCTGACCTCCTGACTCCCGGGGTGTCAGGCAGGACACGCATGGACAAACAGTTCAAA ttgatCAGTCAGCGTCAGGCGAAGCATGCAGACTACAGCACTGCTCTGAAAGAGGGAAACGCTGAGAGGAACAGAGCCAGAGCTCTGATGCCTG tGGAGAGATCACGAGTCAGTCTGACCACTTCAGAGTCCAACTCCACTGGCTACATCAACGCCTCCTATGTCATG GGACATCACCACAGTAAAGAGTTCATAGTGAGCCAAACTCCTCTGAGCAGCACAGTGGCCGATTTCTGGAGAATGATCTGggagcacaacacacacactgttgttcgCCTGCAGGATGCACAGAGTCAG AGTGAAGAGGGGGAGTGTTGTGACTACTGGCCCAGTAAAGACCAACCAATAAGCTTTGAGGGTTTCACTGTGTCATACTCTGGGGAGGAGTATTTGTGCCTGTCCAACGACGAGAGACTTTTGGTGCAGGACTTCATATTGGTGTCTCCACtg AACAATTCCACATTGGAGGTGCGTCAgtacactgccccctgctggccaaacCCAGACAGTCCAATCAGGAACGGCTTTGATCTGGTCAACACAGTCAGACAGCACAGCAGGCCCACAGACAGGCCAACAGTGGTACATGATCC gttggGTGGAGCTACATCAGGGCTGTTCTGTGCCCTCACCACACTGTCCAATCAGTTAGAGGAGGAGGGAGCTGTGGATGTTTACCAGGTGGCACGGATGACCAACCTCATGAGGCCAGGGGTATTTAATGATATA GAGCAGTACCAGTTTCTGTACCATGCTGTGCTGAGTCTGGTGAGCAGCCAAGAGGACCAGAAAGCTCTGCAGAGTCCAGAGACCAACGGATCTGTACCACTGGGCCATAGCAACATCGCAGAGAGCCTGGAGTCGCtcatgtag